From one Plantibacter flavus genomic stretch:
- a CDS encoding NAD(P)/FAD-dependent oxidoreductase, whose protein sequence is MRTTYELAEELADTARLREQLASAEPEPYWLDDPARPAPLPRLEADVETDLAIVGGGYSGLWTALLAKERDPDRRVVLLEGRRIAWAASGRNGGFCEPSLTHGSSNGKSRLPHEFDRLEELGRENLREIGETIARYGMDCDWEETGLLQAATAPHHVDWLRESAEEHGARFLDREAMQAEVHSPIFQAGLFEPTGAALVNPAKLAWELRRVCLDLGVEIHEYTHVRSIRSDATSVTLTTTHGSVVAKHVALGTNVFKALIPSARKYTVPVYDYALMTNPLSAEHLESLGWKGRQGISDLDNRFHYSRLTTDANGSTRILYGGYDAVYNYGGRVEPRFDQREESFLKLAAHFAHTYPQLADLGFSHKWGGAIDTCGRFFSFFETAHGGKVAHAAGFTGLGVGATRYGANVMLDLLSGTPTERTTMDFVQKKPTPFPPDPLAFIGARISLSEMARADRNEGKRGLWLRTMDAVGLGFDS, encoded by the coding sequence ATGAGAACCACCTACGAACTGGCCGAAGAGCTCGCCGACACCGCACGCCTGCGGGAACAGCTGGCCTCGGCCGAACCGGAGCCGTACTGGCTCGACGACCCGGCACGGCCCGCTCCGCTCCCCCGCCTCGAGGCGGACGTCGAGACGGACCTGGCGATCGTCGGTGGTGGGTACTCGGGCCTGTGGACGGCGCTGCTCGCGAAGGAGCGCGACCCGGACCGCCGGGTCGTGCTCCTCGAGGGCCGCCGCATCGCGTGGGCGGCGTCCGGTCGCAACGGCGGGTTCTGCGAGCCGAGCCTCACCCACGGATCCTCGAACGGCAAGAGCCGCCTGCCGCACGAGTTCGACCGCCTGGAGGAGCTGGGACGCGAGAACCTGCGCGAGATCGGCGAGACCATCGCCCGGTACGGCATGGACTGCGACTGGGAGGAGACGGGCCTGTTGCAGGCGGCGACGGCTCCGCACCACGTCGACTGGTTGCGCGAGAGCGCCGAGGAGCACGGTGCCCGGTTCCTCGACCGCGAGGCGATGCAGGCGGAGGTCCACTCGCCGATCTTCCAGGCTGGCCTGTTCGAGCCGACCGGTGCGGCGCTCGTCAACCCGGCGAAGCTGGCGTGGGAGCTGCGACGCGTCTGCCTCGACCTGGGTGTGGAGATCCACGAGTACACGCACGTCCGCTCTATCCGGTCCGACGCGACGTCGGTCACCCTCACGACGACGCACGGCTCGGTCGTCGCGAAGCACGTCGCCCTCGGCACCAACGTCTTCAAGGCCCTCATCCCGAGTGCCCGGAAGTACACGGTGCCGGTCTACGACTACGCGCTCATGACGAACCCGCTCTCCGCCGAGCATCTCGAGAGCCTGGGTTGGAAGGGCCGGCAGGGCATCTCCGACCTCGACAACCGCTTCCACTACTCGCGGCTCACGACCGACGCGAACGGGTCGACCCGCATCCTCTACGGCGGCTACGACGCGGTCTACAACTACGGCGGCCGCGTCGAGCCGCGGTTCGACCAGCGCGAGGAGTCCTTCCTCAAGCTCGCCGCCCACTTCGCCCACACCTACCCGCAGCTCGCCGACCTCGGCTTCTCCCACAAGTGGGGCGGCGCGATCGACACCTGCGGGCGATTCTTCTCCTTCTTCGAGACCGCGCACGGCGGCAAGGTCGCCCACGCGGCCGGGTTCACCGGGCTCGGCGTCGGAGCCACCCGGTACGGCGCGAACGTCATGCTCGACCTCCTCTCCGGCACGCCGACCGAGCGCACGACGATGGACTTCGTCCAGAAGAAGCCGACGCCGTTCCCGCCCGACCCGCTCGCGTTCATCGGCGCGCGCATCTCGCTGTCGGAGATGGCCCGAGCCGACCGCAACGAGGGCAAGCGGGGGCTCTGGCTCCGCACGATGGACGCCGTCGGGCTGGGCTTCGACTCCTGA
- a CDS encoding NAD-dependent succinate-semialdehyde dehydrogenase, with translation MSDYAVVNPATGETLRDYPTITDEELQQAITAASAAHEEWSRRAPVADRAALIARVAALHTERREQLAEIAVREMGKTYEQALGEVDFAAAIYQYYADNGEAFSADEPIELSDGTGSAFIRRASLGVLLGIMPWNFPYYQVARFVGPNVVNGNTILLKHAPQCPESALAIAQIFDDAEAELGAHESVYVNIFATNDQIATVIADPRVQGVSVTGSERAGSAVAELAGKHLKKVVLELGGSDPFILLSTDDLDAAVQDAVNARIDNNGQSCNAAKRFIVIDELFDDFAAKFTEVFTANAPADPMAESTQLGPLSSAAATERLGEQLGRAKAQGATILASGEPDGNFFPPAVLTDVTPEMDAFHEEFFGPVAALYRVASEEEAVRLANDTPFGLGSYVYTTDQEQALRVADGIDAGMVWINLVLGDAAELPFGGVKRSGTGREMGKPAMDEFVNKKLIRIA, from the coding sequence GTGAGCGACTACGCCGTCGTCAACCCCGCGACCGGAGAGACTCTCCGCGACTACCCGACGATCACGGACGAGGAGCTGCAGCAGGCGATCACCGCCGCGTCCGCCGCTCACGAGGAGTGGTCGCGTCGCGCTCCCGTCGCCGACCGCGCCGCGCTCATCGCCCGCGTCGCCGCCCTCCACACGGAGCGTCGCGAGCAGCTGGCGGAGATCGCCGTCCGCGAGATGGGCAAGACGTACGAGCAGGCGCTCGGCGAGGTCGACTTCGCCGCCGCGATCTACCAGTACTACGCCGACAACGGTGAGGCCTTCTCCGCCGACGAGCCGATCGAGCTGTCCGACGGCACCGGTTCGGCGTTCATCCGTCGTGCGTCGCTCGGGGTGCTGCTCGGCATCATGCCGTGGAACTTCCCGTACTACCAGGTGGCGCGGTTCGTCGGCCCGAACGTGGTCAACGGCAACACCATCCTCCTCAAGCACGCCCCGCAGTGCCCCGAGTCGGCGCTGGCGATCGCGCAGATCTTCGACGACGCCGAAGCCGAGCTGGGCGCCCACGAATCCGTGTACGTGAACATCTTCGCGACGAACGACCAGATCGCGACGGTCATCGCCGACCCGCGCGTGCAGGGCGTCTCGGTCACCGGTTCGGAGCGCGCCGGTTCCGCGGTCGCCGAGCTGGCCGGCAAGCACCTCAAGAAGGTCGTCCTCGAGCTCGGCGGGTCCGACCCGTTCATCCTGCTGTCGACCGACGACCTCGACGCCGCCGTCCAGGACGCCGTCAACGCCCGCATCGACAACAACGGGCAGTCCTGCAACGCCGCCAAGCGGTTCATCGTCATCGACGAGCTGTTCGACGACTTCGCCGCGAAGTTCACCGAGGTCTTCACGGCGAACGCACCGGCCGACCCGATGGCGGAGAGCACCCAGCTCGGCCCGCTGTCGTCGGCCGCCGCGACGGAGCGACTCGGCGAACAGCTGGGACGTGCGAAGGCACAGGGCGCGACGATCCTCGCATCGGGTGAACCGGATGGGAACTTCTTCCCGCCGGCCGTGCTCACCGACGTCACGCCCGAGATGGACGCGTTCCACGAGGAGTTCTTCGGCCCCGTCGCCGCGCTCTACCGGGTCGCGTCCGAGGAGGAGGCGGTGCGCCTTGCGAACGACACCCCGTTCGGCCTCGGCTCCTACGTGTACACGACCGACCAGGAACAGGCGCTGCGGGTCGCGGACGGGATCGACGCCGGCATGGTGTGGATCAACCTCGTGCTCGGCGACGCGGCGGAGCTGCCCTTCGGCGGCGTGAAGCGCTCCGGCACCGGCCGCGAGATGGGCAAGCCCGCGATGGACGAGTTCGTCAACAAGAAGCTCATCCGCATCGCGTAG
- a CDS encoding type II toxin-antitoxin system HicA family toxin translates to MPRPQKYRDVVRFLSSKGWVLLRQQKGSHEKWGNPENGREYLTIPHHEVSAGIVKQLIEMFPDAPSGWK, encoded by the coding sequence ATGCCGAGGCCACAGAAGTACCGCGATGTGGTGAGGTTCCTCAGCTCGAAAGGCTGGGTGCTGCTCCGGCAGCAGAAGGGTTCCCACGAGAAATGGGGCAATCCGGAGAACGGGCGCGAGTATCTGACGATTCCACATCACGAGGTGTCGGCCGGAATCGTGAAGCAGCTCATCGAGATGTTCCCGGATGCGCCGAGCGGGTGGAAGTAG
- a CDS encoding helix-turn-helix domain-containing protein, with amino-acid sequence MTAATVTQTLDVVTYLDGKWWTFEIPSLTTDSPRGAGHRIVAMGSAKRFKDIAAAARDVAALWLDLDDYDGDVVMTVRDEAVGLWGESNTLEEQARQQVREAARKRREAVLSLIAKGASQSDAAAVFGVSVQRVSQLVH; translated from the coding sequence ATGACCGCAGCAACCGTGACCCAGACGCTCGACGTCGTGACCTACCTCGACGGCAAGTGGTGGACGTTCGAGATCCCCTCGCTCACCACCGACTCCCCCCGAGGCGCGGGACACCGGATCGTCGCCATGGGCTCAGCGAAGAGGTTCAAGGACATCGCTGCAGCTGCCCGCGACGTCGCGGCCCTGTGGCTCGATCTCGATGACTACGACGGGGACGTCGTTATGACGGTCCGGGATGAGGCGGTCGGCCTCTGGGGCGAATCCAACACCCTTGAAGAGCAGGCACGCCAGCAGGTGCGCGAGGCAGCGCGCAAGCGCCGCGAGGCCGTCCTGAGCCTCATCGCCAAGGGAGCCAGCCAGAGCGACGCCGCGGCCGTCTTCGGGGTCTCGGTGCAACGTGTGAGCCAGCTCGTGCACTGA